The Mixta hanseatica genome includes a region encoding these proteins:
- the secA gene encoding preprotein translocase subunit SecA: MLTKLLTKVFGSRNDRTLRRMRKTVEIINKMEPDFEKLSDDELKAKTQEFRARLEKGEELDSLIPEAFATVREASKRVFGMRHFDVQLIGGMVLNDRCIAEMRTGEGKTLTATLPAYLNALTGKGVHVVTVNDYLAQRDAENNRPLFEFLGLSVGINLPGMPAPAKREAYAADITYGTNNEYGFDYLRDNMAFSPEERVQRKLHYALVDEVDSILIDEARTPLIISGPAEDSSELYIKVNKIIPHLIRQEKEDSDTFQGEGHFSVDEKARQVHLTERGLVAIEELLVQEGIMAEGESLYSPTNIMLMHHVTAALRAHVLFTRDVDYIVKDGEVVIVDEHTGRTMQGRRWSDGLHQAIEAKEGVEIQNENQTLASITFQNYFRLYEKLAGMTGTADTEAFEFSSIYKLDTIVIPTNRPMVRKDLPDLVYMTEKEKIDAIIEDIRERTTNGQPILVGTISIEKSEVVSNELTRAGIKHNVLNAKFHAREADIVAQAGQPGAVTIATNMAGRGTDIMLGGSWQAEVAALENPTEEQIAAIKAAWKERHDAVLASGGLHIIGTERHESRRIDNQLRGRSGRQGDQGSSRFYLSMEDALMRIFASDRVSNMMRKLGMKPGEAIEHPWVTKAIANAQRKVESRNFDIRKQLLEYDDVANDQRRAIYSQRNELLDVSDVSETINSIREDVFKATIDSYIPPQSLEEMWDVAGLEERLKNDFDLDMPISQWLDKEPELHEETLRERILTQAKEEYLRKEEVVGAEMMRNFEKGVMLQTLDSLWKEHLAAMDYLRQGIHLRGYAQKDPKQEYKRESFAMFAAMLESLKYEVISTLSKVQVRMPEEVEAMEAQRREDAERLAQQQQLSHVDDETEAAAALAAETGERKVGRNDPCPCGSGKKYKQCHGRLA; encoded by the coding sequence ATGCTAACTAAGTTGTTAACCAAGGTATTTGGCAGCCGTAACGATCGTACGCTGCGTCGCATGCGTAAAACGGTTGAAATCATCAACAAGATGGAGCCGGATTTCGAAAAGCTCTCTGATGATGAACTGAAAGCGAAAACCCAGGAATTCCGCGCGCGTCTGGAAAAAGGCGAAGAGCTGGATAGCCTGATCCCGGAAGCCTTTGCTACCGTTCGCGAGGCCAGCAAGCGCGTTTTCGGCATGCGCCACTTTGACGTTCAGTTGATTGGCGGCATGGTGCTGAACGATCGCTGTATTGCTGAAATGCGTACCGGTGAAGGTAAAACGTTGACCGCAACCCTGCCTGCTTATCTAAATGCCTTAACCGGTAAAGGCGTACACGTGGTTACCGTCAACGATTATCTGGCCCAGCGCGATGCGGAAAATAACCGTCCGCTGTTTGAGTTCCTTGGTCTCTCTGTGGGTATCAACCTGCCGGGCATGCCAGCGCCAGCCAAGCGCGAAGCCTACGCTGCCGATATTACCTACGGTACCAATAACGAATATGGCTTCGACTACCTGCGCGACAACATGGCGTTCAGCCCGGAAGAGCGCGTACAGCGTAAGCTGCACTATGCGCTGGTGGATGAGGTGGACTCCATCCTTATCGATGAAGCGCGTACCCCGCTGATTATCTCCGGCCCGGCGGAAGACAGTTCTGAGCTCTATATCAAAGTAAACAAAATCATCCCGCACCTGATCCGTCAGGAAAAAGAAGATTCAGATACTTTCCAGGGCGAAGGTCACTTCTCCGTGGATGAAAAAGCCCGTCAGGTGCATCTTACCGAGCGCGGTCTGGTCGCGATTGAAGAGCTGCTGGTGCAGGAAGGCATCATGGCGGAAGGCGAGTCGCTCTATTCGCCGACCAATATTATGCTGATGCATCATGTTACCGCCGCTCTGCGTGCCCATGTGCTGTTTACGCGCGACGTTGACTACATCGTTAAAGATGGCGAAGTGGTTATCGTCGATGAGCATACCGGCCGTACCATGCAGGGCCGCCGCTGGTCAGATGGTTTGCATCAGGCGATAGAGGCAAAAGAAGGCGTTGAGATTCAGAATGAAAACCAGACGCTGGCCTCGATCACCTTCCAGAACTACTTCCGTCTGTATGAGAAGCTGGCCGGGATGACCGGTACGGCGGATACCGAAGCGTTTGAATTTAGCTCTATCTACAAGCTGGATACGATTGTTATCCCAACCAACCGTCCGATGGTGCGTAAAGATCTGCCCGATCTGGTCTACATGACGGAGAAAGAGAAGATCGATGCGATCATCGAAGATATTCGTGAGCGTACCACCAACGGTCAGCCGATCCTTGTGGGTACGATCTCGATCGAAAAATCTGAAGTGGTATCCAATGAGCTGACGCGTGCCGGCATTAAGCACAATGTCCTGAACGCCAAGTTCCACGCACGTGAAGCGGATATCGTGGCGCAGGCCGGCCAGCCGGGCGCGGTGACCATCGCTACCAACATGGCGGGCCGTGGTACTGACATTATGCTGGGCGGTAGCTGGCAGGCTGAAGTGGCCGCGCTGGAAAACCCGACCGAAGAGCAGATTGCAGCGATCAAAGCGGCCTGGAAAGAGCGTCATGATGCGGTACTGGCATCGGGCGGTCTGCATATTATCGGTACCGAGCGTCATGAATCGCGTCGTATCGATAACCAGCTGCGCGGCCGTTCCGGCCGCCAGGGCGACCAGGGTTCATCCCGTTTCTATCTGTCGATGGAAGATGCGCTGATGCGTATTTTCGCCTCCGATCGCGTATCGAATATGATGCGTAAATTGGGGATGAAGCCGGGCGAAGCGATTGAGCATCCGTGGGTCACCAAGGCGATTGCTAACGCGCAGCGTAAAGTGGAAAGCCGCAACTTTGATATTCGTAAGCAGCTGCTGGAATATGATGATGTGGCCAACGATCAGCGTCGCGCTATTTACTCGCAGCGTAATGAGCTGCTGGACGTCTCCGACGTTAGCGAAACCATCAATAGCATCCGCGAAGATGTGTTTAAAGCTACTATCGATAGCTATATTCCGCCGCAGTCGCTGGAAGAGATGTGGGATGTGGCCGGGCTGGAAGAGCGCCTGAAAAACGACTTCGATCTTGATATGCCGATTAGCCAGTGGCTGGATAAAGAGCCTGAGCTGCATGAAGAGACGCTGCGTGAGCGTATCCTGACGCAGGCGAAAGAAGAGTATCTGCGTAAAGAAGAAGTGGTTGGCGCCGAGATGATGCGTAACTTTGAGAAAGGCGTAATGCTGCAAACGCTGGATTCACTGTGGAAAGAGCATCTGGCGGCGATGGACTATTTACGTCAGGGTATTCATCTGCGAGGTTATGCGCAGAAGGATCCTAAGCAGGAATACAAACGCGAATCTTTTGCGATGTTCGCAGCGATGCTGGAATCCCTGAAGTATGAGGTGATCAGCACCCTGAGCAAAGTACAGGTTCGTATGCCGGAAGAGGTTGAGGCGATGGAAGCGCAGCGCCGTGAAGACGCTGAGCGACTGGCACAGCAGCAGCAGCTAAGCCACGTTGACGATGAAACCGAAGCGGCCGCCGCGCTGGCAGCTGAAACCGGCGAGCGTAAGGTAGGGCGTAACGATCCTTGCCCGTGCGGTTCAGGTAAGAAATACAAGCAGTGTCATGGCCGCCTGGCCTGA
- a CDS encoding Hcp family type VI secretion system effector yields MSSLYLNVDHITGESQDAHHMGWIDVLSYSWGNRRGAASNALVNYQNLTVHTLIDKATPVMLLYASNGNRIRKVELSACKAGFGAIEYYRITLENVFVAQMVLNDSGELPSVEYEFEADRVKMQYWEQTARGGKGAETRYGWDIKNHRSVF; encoded by the coding sequence ATGAGCAGCCTTTATCTCAACGTGGATCACATCACCGGGGAATCTCAGGACGCGCATCATATGGGTTGGATAGATGTGCTTTCTTATAGCTGGGGAAACAGGCGCGGCGCGGCAAGCAATGCGTTAGTTAATTATCAAAATTTAACGGTCCATACGCTGATTGATAAAGCTACGCCGGTGATGCTTCTCTACGCTTCTAACGGCAATCGCATCCGTAAAGTCGAGCTGTCAGCCTGTAAGGCGGGTTTTGGCGCCATCGAATATTACCGCATTACGCTGGAGAATGTTTTTGTAGCGCAGATGGTATTAAATGACAGCGGCGAGCTGCCCAGCGTTGAATATGAATTTGAGGCGGACAGGGTGAAAATGCAATACTGGGAGCAAACGGCCAGAGGCGGGAAGGGCGCGGAAACCCGCTACGGCTGGGATATAAAAAACCACCGCTCGGTTTTTTGA